The Thalassotalea sediminis genome includes the window AACCACAAATAACTTGTAGTTTAACACTAAGTTAATCGAGAAAAGTGCGCGTTAATTGAGAAAGTTCTTTATTAAGCTGACTATCATCACCTAAGTTCAATTCAACGAGCCTTCTTAGGTGTGTCACACTGTCAATGTCAATTGCGTTACATCGCAAGCCAACTTCATCAGGCTCAACATGGACGATTGCAACATGCATGCAAACTGGGGTTTCATTGAGGTTAAAACTCAATATTGCAAGTTTATTGATAATATCTGTTTGCGTTTCAGGTGCACTAACCAGTGCCCCATTTAACGAAATATCATGAATGTTTACCGCGTAAGTTTTATCTTCTACTTCAAGCTGAGCATCTATCGAGAACAAAATGCGCGTAAATTGACGTCTGTTTTCCATTGAGCATTGCAAATAAGTGGATCAATACCTTTAGCATAGCGCTATTTATAAAAAAAGCACCTTAATTCTTTATTAAGGTGC containing:
- a CDS encoding PilZ domain-containing protein, which encodes MENRRQFTRILFSIDAQLEVEDKTYAVNIHDISLNGALVSAPETQTDIINKLAILSFNLNETPVCMHVAIVHVEPDEVGLRCNAIDIDSVTHLRRLVELNLGDDSQLNKELSQLTRTFLD